A section of the Deinococcus taeanensis genome encodes:
- a CDS encoding ArsR/SmtB family transcription factor, with protein MNCTTSAQRRHGSQKVDLTRPFDHPDPHRCRIVELLRQRPLPVGETAQHLYLNQPQTSRPLRVLRDAGLIHVQAQGNRSGWHLRSQAFSDLHAWLAPSRRLGKSALISLTATCSFSLRPHRTQTKKESHGQRPT; from the coding sequence TTGAACTGCACAACGTCCGCACAGCGGCGCCACGGTTCACAGAAGGTAGATCTTACGCGCCCCTTTGATCATCCTGATCCGCACCGCTGCCGGATCGTCGAACTCCTCCGGCAGCGACCGCTCCCTGTCGGTGAGACCGCCCAGCACCTTTACCTGAACCAGCCCCAGACCTCCAGGCCCCTGCGCGTCCTGCGCGACGCCGGACTCATTCATGTGCAGGCCCAGGGCAACCGCAGCGGGTGGCATCTGCGTTCACAGGCCTTCTCTGACCTTCACGCGTGGCTCGCCCCCTCCCGGCGGCTGGGGAAGAGCGCTTTGATCAGCCTGACCGCCACCTGCAGCTTCAGTCTTCGGCCCCACCGCACACAGACCAAAAAGGAAAGCCATGGCCAGCGTCCCACCTAA
- a CDS encoding cation diffusion facilitator family transporter — protein MTDHSHAAGPRRTLGAIQEHVRPSRRTTPGKRQLTAALVLTSGFLFVEVAAAFVSGSLALMADAGHMLADVVALALSLMAVRVGTSVAGRRRTFQFRQAEVLAATVNAGLLFAVGLYVVAEAARRLAQPVEVQSAPMLVVAFLGMVVSLLSVRLISGVEEGRAGLRPVYLNVMGNLLGSGAVILGALALWFTGWTWIDPALGALIGLWVLPRTWSLLRASVNGLMECPPESLDLEALRQDLGRVSGVVDVRDLHVWSVSSGVQNLTVHLVARVGGPALVGAVETVAQRYGVEHSTVQLESS, from the coding sequence ATGACGGACCATTCTCACGCGGCGGGGCCCAGGAGGACGCTGGGGGCCATCCAGGAGCACGTGAGGCCCAGCCGCAGGACCACACCCGGGAAAAGGCAACTGACAGCGGCGCTGGTGCTGACCAGTGGCTTCCTGTTCGTGGAGGTCGCGGCCGCATTCGTGTCAGGCAGCCTGGCGCTGATGGCCGACGCGGGGCACATGCTGGCCGACGTGGTCGCGCTGGCCCTGTCATTGATGGCCGTGCGGGTCGGCACGAGCGTGGCCGGGCGCCGCCGGACGTTCCAGTTCCGGCAGGCCGAGGTGCTGGCCGCCACAGTGAACGCCGGACTGCTGTTCGCCGTCGGGTTGTACGTGGTGGCCGAAGCGGCCCGGCGCCTGGCGCAGCCGGTCGAGGTGCAGTCGGCACCCATGCTGGTGGTGGCGTTCCTGGGAATGGTCGTGAGTCTCCTGAGTGTGCGGCTGATCTCCGGGGTGGAGGAGGGGCGCGCGGGCCTCAGGCCGGTGTACCTGAACGTGATGGGGAACCTGTTGGGGAGTGGCGCAGTGATCCTGGGCGCGCTGGCGCTGTGGTTCACAGGCTGGACGTGGATTGATCCGGCGCTGGGCGCCCTGATCGGATTATGGGTGCTGCCGCGTACATGGTCGTTGCTGCGCGCCAGTGTGAACGGGCTGATGGAATGCCCGCCCGAGAGTCTGGATCTGGAGGCGTTGCGCCAGGATCTGGGGCGGGTGTCCGGCGTGGTGGACGTGCGGGACCTGCATGTGTGGAGCGTGTCGAGTGGCGTGCAGAACCTGACGGTGCACCTGGTGGCGCGTGTGGGGGGCCCCGCCCTGGTGGGTGCTGTGGAGACTGTTGCCCAGCGGTATGGGGTTGAGCACAGCACCGTGCAGCTTGAGTCCTCATAG
- the clpB gene encoding ATP-dependent chaperone ClpB — MNPERFTEASLQALQAAQALAQSSQHQNLTPAHLLRVLTDNDTASRALTLAGGDLNQIRTALDAELSRLPRVQGGEGQLYLDPALARAFQKADTLASQLGDSFVAADALLLALRAEYRGRGLPSEADLNRAVTEQRKGKTVTTKTSEQQFDALAKYGTDLTQRARDGKFDPVIGRDEEIRRAMQILLRRTKNNPVLIGEPGVGKTAIAEGLAIRIVKGDVPEGLKNKRIVSLEMGSLLAGAKFRGEFEERLKGVIDEVIASAGEIILFVDEIHTIVGAGKTEGSPDAGNMLKPALARGELHLIGATTLTEYRDIEKDPALERRFQPVFVEEPSVEDTISILRGIKERYQVHHNVEITDPALVAAAQLSHRYITDRQLPDKAIDLIDESAARLRMALESSPERIDQLERRKLQLEIEREALKREKDQDSQNRLLDIEGALKNLTDELTDVRARWDAERHEVAALREKREALDQVRTDMEKAKRDYDLQRAAELEYGRLPQLEKEVTDLEQKLKGAEFAHTQVTEEDIASVVSRWTGIPVSKLMEGEREKLLKLEEQLHDRVIGQDRAIVSVADAIRRSRAGLSDPNRPLGSFMFLGPTGVGKTELAKALAEFLFDSQDAMVRIDMSEYMEKHTVARLIGAPPGYVGFEEGGQLTEAVRRRPYAVLLFDEIEKAHPDVFNVLLQVLDDGRLTDGQGRTVDFRNTLIILTSNIGSPLILEMQHRGADAGAIRDAVMGELQGHFRPEFLNRVDDIIVFDALTAADLHRIVDIQMRGLIRRLAERRVSLHLTPAAKDHLAQVGYDPAFGARPLRRAISREIETPLAREILQGNVPDSSSLTVDYDGRTLSFQTGALN, encoded by the coding sequence TTGAACCCTGAACGATTCACCGAAGCCAGCCTCCAGGCCCTGCAGGCCGCACAGGCCCTGGCACAGAGCAGCCAGCACCAGAACCTCACACCAGCGCACCTGCTGCGCGTCCTGACCGACAACGACACCGCCAGCCGGGCGCTGACCCTCGCCGGCGGCGACCTGAACCAGATCCGCACAGCGCTGGACGCCGAACTGAGCAGACTGCCGCGCGTGCAGGGCGGCGAAGGCCAGCTGTACCTGGATCCGGCCCTGGCCCGCGCCTTCCAGAAAGCCGACACCCTCGCCTCGCAGCTGGGCGACTCCTTCGTCGCTGCCGACGCCCTGCTGCTGGCCCTGCGCGCCGAGTACCGTGGCCGGGGCCTCCCCAGTGAAGCCGACCTGAACCGGGCCGTCACCGAGCAGCGCAAAGGAAAAACCGTGACCACCAAAACCAGTGAGCAGCAGTTCGACGCCCTCGCCAAATACGGCACCGACCTCACGCAGCGCGCCCGGGACGGCAAATTCGACCCGGTGATCGGCCGGGACGAGGAGATCCGCCGCGCCATGCAGATCCTGCTGCGCCGCACCAAGAACAACCCCGTGCTGATCGGCGAACCGGGCGTCGGCAAAACCGCCATCGCCGAGGGGCTCGCCATCCGGATCGTGAAGGGTGACGTGCCCGAGGGCCTGAAAAACAAACGCATCGTCAGCCTGGAGATGGGCAGCCTGCTGGCCGGCGCCAAGTTCCGCGGGGAGTTCGAAGAGCGCCTCAAGGGCGTCATTGATGAGGTGATCGCCTCGGCCGGCGAGATCATCCTGTTCGTGGATGAGATTCACACCATCGTGGGGGCCGGCAAGACCGAAGGCAGCCCCGACGCGGGGAACATGCTCAAGCCCGCCCTGGCCCGCGGCGAACTGCACCTGATCGGCGCGACCACCCTCACCGAATACCGCGACATTGAAAAAGACCCCGCCCTTGAACGCCGGTTCCAGCCGGTGTTCGTGGAGGAACCCAGCGTCGAGGACACCATCAGCATCCTGCGCGGCATCAAGGAACGCTACCAGGTGCACCACAACGTGGAGATCACCGACCCGGCGCTCGTGGCCGCCGCACAGCTCTCCCACCGGTACATCACCGACCGGCAGCTGCCCGACAAGGCCATCGACCTGATCGACGAGTCCGCCGCGCGGCTGCGCATGGCGCTGGAAAGCAGCCCCGAACGCATCGACCAGCTGGAACGCCGGAAACTGCAGCTGGAAATTGAACGCGAAGCCCTGAAACGCGAGAAGGACCAGGACTCCCAGAACCGCCTGCTGGACATCGAAGGTGCCCTGAAGAACCTCACGGACGAACTGACCGACGTGCGTGCCCGCTGGGACGCCGAGCGGCACGAGGTGGCCGCCCTGCGCGAGAAACGCGAGGCGCTCGACCAGGTGCGCACCGACATGGAGAAGGCCAAACGCGACTACGACCTGCAGCGCGCCGCGGAACTGGAGTACGGCCGGCTGCCGCAGTTGGAGAAGGAAGTCACGGACCTGGAGCAGAAACTCAAGGGCGCCGAGTTCGCCCACACCCAGGTGACCGAGGAGGACATTGCGTCCGTCGTGAGCCGCTGGACCGGCATTCCCGTCTCCAAACTCATGGAAGGCGAACGCGAGAAACTCCTGAAACTCGAAGAGCAGCTGCACGACCGTGTGATCGGGCAGGACCGCGCGATCGTGAGCGTCGCAGACGCCATCCGCCGCAGCCGCGCGGGCCTGAGCGACCCGAACCGCCCGCTGGGCAGCTTCATGTTCCTGGGACCCACCGGCGTCGGCAAGACCGAACTGGCCAAGGCCCTGGCAGAGTTCCTGTTCGACAGTCAGGACGCCATGGTCCGCATCGACATGAGCGAGTACATGGAGAAACACACGGTCGCCCGCCTGATCGGGGCGCCTCCCGGCTACGTGGGGTTCGAGGAGGGCGGTCAGCTGACCGAGGCGGTGCGCCGCCGCCCGTACGCGGTACTGCTGTTCGACGAGATTGAAAAGGCCCACCCGGACGTGTTCAACGTGCTTCTGCAGGTTCTGGATGACGGCCGCCTTACCGACGGGCAGGGCCGCACGGTGGATTTCCGGAACACCCTGATCATCCTGACCAGCAACATCGGCTCACCCCTGATCCTGGAAATGCAGCACCGCGGAGCGGACGCCGGCGCCATCCGTGACGCCGTGATGGGTGAGTTGCAGGGCCACTTCCGCCCGGAGTTCCTCAACCGCGTGGATGACATCATCGTGTTCGACGCGCTGACGGCCGCGGACCTGCACCGGATCGTGGACATCCAGATGCGCGGCCTGATCCGGAGGCTGGCCGAGCGCCGCGTGAGCCTGCACCTGACGCCCGCCGCGAAGGATCACCTCGCCCAGGTCGGGTACGACCCGGCGTTCGGGGCGCGCCCGCTGCGCCGCGCCATCAGCCGGGAGATCGAAACGCCCCTGGCGCGTGAGATCCTGCAGGGAAACGTGCCCGACAGCAGCAGCCTGACTGTGGATTACGACGGCCGTACCCTGAGCTTCCAGACCGGCGCACTGAACTGA
- a CDS encoding DUF2087 domain-containing protein produces MTKSIADFQDEHGRITGWPSDRRRAHQLAILDYLTGLFEPGVSYDQGQAEQILADHTTMDDPSFLLTELLDGDYLATEDGLYWRADGRPGVRG; encoded by the coding sequence ATGACGAAAAGCATCGCTGACTTCCAGGACGAACACGGCCGCATCACCGGGTGGCCCAGTGACCGCCGCCGCGCCCACCAGCTGGCCATCCTCGACTACCTCACGGGCCTGTTCGAACCCGGCGTCTCCTACGACCAGGGGCAGGCCGAGCAGATCCTGGCCGACCACACCACCATGGATGACCCCAGCTTCCTGCTGACCGAACTGCTCGATGGGGATTACCTCGCCACGGAAGACGGCCTGTACTGGCGGGCGGACGGCCGCCCGGGCGTGCGTGGCTAA
- the radA gene encoding DNA repair protein RadA, translated as MAKVRTSYVCTSCGYTSAKPLGRCPNCQAWNSFEEEVPAVTAASGRGAYGGVVGGKLTPLSGVGRREEPRTPSGIPELDRVLGGGLVAGGVTLIGGEPGIGKSTLLLQVADRVAAGGGTVLYVAGEESLEQIRLRADRLGVTADIQLTRDTRAEHVAALMQEHRPALCIVDSIQTVTVEGDGAPGGVAQVRDGTALLTRAAKETGTATVLVGHVTKDGTVAGPKVMEHIVDTTVFLETVGSYRLLRSVKNRFGQAGELGVFEMRAEGLIAVENPSAAFLAERPVGVPGSVVAATIDGQRPMLLEVQALASKTPYPNARRVVVGLDARRVDVVLAVLERRLDLTLGGLDVYVNLAGGLKVPDPGLDLAVALAVYSAVVGRALPDNVVVFGEVGLAGEVRSTVASLRRAEEARRAGYSRLIVPPGLDGVAGVKSVEEAVAHVWGGQSPGRTRER; from the coding sequence GTGGCTAAGGTCCGCACCAGCTACGTCTGCACCAGCTGCGGGTACACCAGCGCCAAACCTCTGGGCCGATGCCCGAACTGTCAGGCCTGGAATTCCTTCGAGGAAGAAGTCCCGGCGGTCACGGCGGCCTCCGGGCGCGGTGCGTACGGAGGTGTGGTGGGCGGCAAACTCACCCCGCTGTCCGGCGTGGGCCGGCGGGAGGAGCCCCGCACGCCCAGCGGCATTCCCGAACTGGACCGCGTGCTGGGCGGCGGTCTGGTCGCGGGGGGCGTCACCCTGATCGGCGGGGAACCCGGCATCGGCAAAAGCACCCTGCTGTTGCAGGTCGCTGACCGCGTGGCGGCCGGAGGCGGTACGGTCCTGTACGTCGCCGGCGAGGAGTCCCTGGAGCAGATCCGGCTGAGGGCTGACCGCTTGGGCGTCACCGCGGACATTCAGCTCACCCGTGACACCCGCGCCGAGCACGTGGCCGCCCTCATGCAGGAGCACCGGCCGGCCCTGTGCATCGTGGATTCCATCCAGACGGTCACGGTGGAAGGCGACGGCGCGCCGGGCGGTGTGGCGCAGGTGCGCGACGGCACGGCCCTCCTCACCCGCGCCGCGAAGGAAACCGGCACGGCCACCGTCCTGGTCGGGCACGTCACCAAGGACGGCACGGTGGCCGGACCGAAGGTCATGGAGCACATTGTGGACACCACCGTCTTCCTGGAAACGGTCGGGTCATACCGCCTGCTGCGCAGCGTGAAGAACCGGTTCGGGCAGGCCGGCGAACTGGGGGTGTTCGAAATGCGTGCAGAGGGCCTGATCGCCGTGGAGAACCCCAGCGCTGCGTTCCTGGCCGAACGGCCCGTGGGCGTGCCGGGCAGCGTGGTGGCCGCCACCATCGACGGGCAGCGCCCCATGCTGCTGGAAGTGCAGGCCCTGGCCAGCAAAACCCCCTACCCCAACGCCCGCCGGGTGGTGGTGGGCCTGGATGCCCGGCGCGTGGACGTGGTCCTCGCGGTGCTGGAACGTCGGCTGGACCTGACGCTGGGCGGCCTGGACGTGTACGTGAACCTTGCGGGCGGCCTGAAGGTGCCGGACCCGGGCCTGGACCTGGCGGTGGCGCTGGCAGTGTACTCCGCCGTGGTGGGCCGCGCCCTGCCGGACAACGTCGTCGTGTTCGGCGAGGTGGGCCTCGCGGGCGAGGTGCGCAGCACCGTGGCGTCCCTGCGGCGTGCGGAGGAGGCGCGGCGTGCCGGGTACTCCCGTCTGATCGTGCCGCCCGGCCTGGACGGCGTGGCCGGCGTGAAAAGTGTGGAGGAAGCGGTCGCGCACGTCTGGGGGGGGCAGTCTCCCGGGCGTACCCGGGAGCGCTGA